A part of Miscanthus floridulus cultivar M001 chromosome 6, ASM1932011v1, whole genome shotgun sequence genomic DNA contains:
- the LOC136456821 gene encoding uncharacterized protein: protein MGTASDLTSASSGAPGAASAPIICPFATTNVKLHVPMVLELKPSNFTKWSTAFHAMCGKFGLLSHLDTASPARPTDEAWQQANFCVRGWMYSTASDSVLNLAMTDDQQTACALWKALDDVFQANKAPRAIFLNHEFHSMIQGDSSIDDYCVRMKAKADELRDVGQAVLEGNLVLNLLRGVNEVYSTVANNIAGQQSLTFSSARHQLLLKELWLQNDEKVRAASALFTAASFPAGGQQQQQDNRRPNNKKGGPQPSNSGGHNSNRRPPWGFNPWTGERVALGERVTPPRQRRHFGGSGGHNAQSGRQQGLLGPAPQAHIAFAPAASFDSSSSSTWDAAGLIAALQTMTMQGNSP from the coding sequence ATGGGAACTGCCTCAGACCTCACCTCTGCCTCCAGCGGCGCCCCAGGGGCTGCTTCTGCCCCGATCATATGCCCCTTCGCCACTACCAATGTCAAGCTGCACGTCCCCATGGTCCTCGAGTTGAAGCCCTCCAACTTCACCAAGTGGTCGACGGCTTTCCACGCCATGTGCGGGAAGTTTGGCCTGCTGAGCCACCTCGACACCGCCTCCCCCGCGCGCCCCACCGACGAAGCCTGGCAGCAGGCTAACTTCTGCGTCCGCGGATGGATGTACAGCACCGCCTCCGATTCCGTCCTCAACCTCGCCATGACCGATGATCAGCAGACGGCATGCGCGCTGTGGAAGGCCCTCGACGACGTGTTCCAGGCGAACAAAGCGCCTCGTGCCATCTTCCTCAATCACGAGTTCCACTCAATGATTCAAGGGGATTCCTCCATCGACGACTACTGCGTCCGCATGAAGGCGAAGGCCGACGAACTGCGCGACGTTGGCCAGGCCGTCCTCGAGGGCAACCTCGTCCTCAACCTTCTGCGCGGCGTCAACGAGGTCTACTCTACGGTCGCCAACAACATCGCCGGGCAACAGTCCCTCACCTTCTCCTCTGCTCGCCATCAGCTTCTCCTCAAGGAACTATGGCTGCAGAATGACGAGAAGGTCCGTGCTGCCTCGGCGCTCTTCACTGCTGCCTCCTTCCCTGCTggtggccagcagcagcagcaggacaaCCGGCGCCCCAACAATAAGAAGGGTGGCCCGCAACCCTCCAACTCTGGCGGCCACAACTCCAACAGGCGCCCACCCTGGGGTTTCAACCCCTGGACCGGTGAACGCGTGGCTCTTGGTGAGCGGGTCACCCCTCCTAGACAACGCCGCCACTTCGGCGGGTCTGGTGGCCACAACGCCCAGTCTGGGCGCCAGCAGGGCCTCCTCGGGCCTGCTCCCCAGGCACACATAGCCTTCGCTCCTGCGGCCTCCTTCGACAGCTCTAGCAGCTCCACCTGGGATGCAGCCGGTCTCATCGCCGCCCTACAGACCATGACCATGCAAGGCAACTCTCCCTAG